In Ectothiorhodospiraceae bacterium 2226, a single window of DNA contains:
- a CDS encoding SEC-C domain-containing protein → MKPRTHPSDAPCPCGSGAPYGACCEPLLSEREAAPTAERLMRSRYTAFVLHDAHYLLRSWHSRTRPPNLNVPSDGEWLGLKVLETEAGGPHDQQGTVEFVARYKYRGTAERLHERSRFEREEGAWRYVDAVDFPEPATRGAARRSKSGGRPA, encoded by the coding sequence TTGAAGCCGCGCACCCATCCCAGCGACGCCCCCTGCCCCTGCGGCTCCGGCGCGCCCTACGGCGCCTGCTGCGAGCCCCTGCTGAGCGAGCGGGAGGCAGCGCCCACGGCCGAGCGCCTCATGCGCTCGCGCTACACCGCGTTTGTCCTACACGACGCGCACTACCTGCTGAGATCCTGGCACAGCCGCACACGTCCACCCAATCTCAATGTGCCGTCCGACGGCGAGTGGCTAGGCTTGAAGGTGCTTGAAACCGAGGCGGGCGGCCCCCACGATCAACAAGGGACCGTGGAGTTCGTGGCCCGCTACAAGTACCGCGGCACGGCCGAGCGGCTCCACGAGCGCAGTCGATTCGAACGAGAGGAGGGTGCGTGGCGTTATGTGGATGCAGTGGACTTCCCCGAACCCGCGACGCGGGGAGCAGCGCGTCGCAGCAAGTCCGGCGGGCGA
- a CDS encoding MFS transporter, which translates to MLRLLVSVIALLFATAILLTGIGLLSTLLGLRGALAGFSDTTIGAIMSAYFVGYIVGTWLSPRLIRRVGHVRAFATLASIASASVLAHALIIDPWIWAGLRVVTGICLVGLYMIIESWLNAAAPNHRRGQVFATYMAVTLVAMAAGQYLILVADIADFALFALVTVLISLSLVPLTTSTGAEPHRVGGARTGLKRLYEVSPLGMLGAFAAGVTNGAFWALGAVFAHRTELTEVAIAAFMSALIVGGALLQWPIGRLSDHGERRVVLVVVALLAALLAAAIALAAHYWPAAMAVLAFFYGGMVFSIYSVSVACVNDHLEPLEILEATGGLLLLYGIGAIIGPLLGGVAMDRLGGPALFGGMAVILALLAAFGLLQLRRRHEAPPEHPEPFVPLHRTTPASVQMDPRADAEPELDLQR; encoded by the coding sequence ATGCTACGTCTACTCGTGTCCGTGATCGCGCTGCTGTTCGCTACGGCCATTCTGCTCACGGGCATCGGTTTACTGAGTACCCTGCTCGGTCTGCGCGGCGCGCTCGCCGGCTTCAGCGACACCACGATCGGCGCCATTATGTCGGCCTACTTCGTAGGCTACATCGTCGGAACCTGGCTCTCGCCCCGCTTGATCCGCCGCGTCGGGCACGTGCGCGCCTTCGCTACTTTGGCCTCGATTGCATCGGCCAGCGTGCTGGCTCATGCGCTCATCATCGATCCCTGGATCTGGGCGGGGCTGCGCGTGGTCACCGGGATTTGCCTGGTGGGGCTGTACATGATCATCGAGAGCTGGCTCAACGCCGCCGCGCCCAACCATCGACGCGGCCAAGTGTTCGCGACCTACATGGCGGTCACCTTGGTCGCCATGGCCGCGGGGCAGTACCTCATCCTGGTGGCGGACATCGCGGACTTCGCCCTGTTCGCCCTGGTCACCGTCCTGATCTCCCTCTCGCTGGTGCCGCTCACCACCTCCACCGGCGCCGAACCGCACCGCGTAGGTGGCGCCCGCACCGGCCTCAAGCGTCTGTATGAGGTGTCGCCGCTCGGTATGCTGGGCGCGTTCGCCGCGGGGGTGACCAACGGCGCCTTCTGGGCCTTGGGTGCGGTGTTCGCCCACCGGACCGAACTGACGGAGGTCGCGATCGCCGCCTTCATGAGCGCGCTCATCGTCGGCGGTGCACTGCTGCAGTGGCCCATCGGGCGCCTGTCGGACCACGGCGAGCGGCGCGTGGTGCTGGTGGTGGTGGCGCTGCTCGCCGCATTGCTGGCCGCCGCCATCGCGCTGGCCGCCCACTACTGGCCGGCGGCCATGGCGGTGCTGGCCTTCTTCTACGGCGGCATGGTGTTCTCCATCTACAGCGTCAGCGTCGCCTGCGTGAACGACCACCTCGAGCCGCTGGAGATCCTGGAGGCCACCGGCGGGCTGCTGCTGCTCTACGGCATCGGCGCCATCATCGGCCCCCTGCTTGGCGGCGTGGCCATGGACCGCCTCGGCGGCCCCGCGCTGTTCGGGGGTATGGCCGTCATCCTGGCCCTGTTGGCCGCCTTCGGGCTGCTCCAGCTGCGCCGCCGCCACGAGGCGCCGCCGGAGCATCCCGAGCCCTTCGTGCCGCTGCACCGCACAACGCCCGCGTCGGTGCAGATGGACCCACGCGCGGACGCCGAACCCGAGCTCGACCTGCAGCGCTGA
- a CDS encoding DUF302 domain-containing protein, with protein sequence MGPRFWGPAALFALCLSSVAGAHDHGAASASDGLVVMPSAHSVDTTLDRLTSALEDKGLTVFTRIDHAAGAARAGLEMRPTQVLLFGNPAIGTPIMQCAPAAAVDFPQKALVWEDAEGRVFLAYNDPQYLAARHQIEGCDAELQKMSDALDNFTRAATDGGD encoded by the coding sequence ATGGGACCACGTTTTTGGGGCCCCGCCGCCCTTTTCGCCCTGTGCCTGAGCAGCGTCGCCGGCGCGCACGATCACGGCGCCGCCTCGGCCAGCGACGGACTGGTGGTCATGCCCAGCGCGCATTCTGTGGACACCACCCTCGATCGCCTGACAAGCGCGCTGGAGGATAAAGGCCTCACCGTTTTCACTCGCATCGATCATGCCGCCGGCGCGGCCCGCGCCGGCCTCGAGATGCGCCCCACTCAGGTGCTGTTGTTCGGCAATCCAGCCATCGGCACACCGATCATGCAGTGTGCCCCTGCCGCTGCGGTCGACTTTCCGCAAAAGGCGCTGGTGTGGGAAGACGCTGAGGGGCGGGTCTTTTTGGCCTACAACGACCCGCAGTACCTCGCCGCGCGGCACCAGATCGAAGGCTGCGACGCCGAGCTCCAGAAGATGAGCGACGCGCTGGACAACTTCACGCGCGCCGCGACCGACGGCGGCGACTGA
- the acs gene encoding acetate--CoA ligase → MADDKVYDIPKAIAQRAHIDAERYQAMYRQSVEDPETFWAEQAKTFLTWDKPWDKVLDWDFHKAHIRWFEGGQLNVTVNCLDRHLAQRGDQTAILWEGDDPNEDRKISYRELHAEVCRLANVLKARGVKKGDRVCIYMPMVPEAAAAMLACARIGAVHSVVFGGFSPESLKDRILDSDCRVVITADEGLRGSKAVPLKANTDKALSHCPDVHTVLVLRRTGGNIDWDAERDMWYHEAMADAAAECAPEPMDAEDPLFILYTSGSTGKPKGVLHTTGGYLLFAAMTHKYVFDYQDGEVYWCTADVGWVTGHTYIVYGPLANGAISLMFEGVPTYPDASRFWQVIDKHQVNTFYTAPTAIRALMREGEAPVKKTQRTSLRILGTVGEPINPEAWEWYHRVVGDGRCPVVDTWWQTETGGHLITPLPGATKLKPGSATLPFFGVVPAIVDNEGKVLEGECEGNLVITRPWPGQMRTVYGDHQRFIDTYFKTYPGFYFSGDGARRDKDGYYWITGRVDDVLNISGHRLGTAEIESALVLHPAVAEAAVVGYPHDIKGQGIYAYVTLMSGAEPTDELRKELVAQVRSEIGPIATPDVIQWAPGLPKTRSGKIMRRILRKIAGNEIDMLGDTSTLADPSVVQSLIDNRANR, encoded by the coding sequence ATGGCCGACGACAAGGTTTACGACATTCCAAAAGCGATCGCCCAGCGCGCGCATATCGATGCCGAGCGTTACCAAGCGATGTACCGCCAGTCCGTCGAGGATCCAGAGACGTTTTGGGCCGAGCAGGCTAAGACCTTCCTGACCTGGGACAAGCCCTGGGACAAGGTGCTCGACTGGGACTTCCACAAGGCGCACATCCGCTGGTTCGAGGGCGGCCAGCTCAACGTGACCGTCAACTGCCTGGACCGTCATCTGGCGCAGCGCGGCGACCAGACCGCCATCCTCTGGGAAGGCGACGACCCCAACGAAGACCGTAAGATCAGCTACCGCGAACTGCACGCCGAGGTGTGCCGCCTCGCCAACGTGCTCAAGGCGCGCGGCGTGAAAAAAGGCGACCGCGTGTGCATCTACATGCCCATGGTGCCCGAGGCCGCGGCCGCCATGCTGGCCTGCGCACGCATCGGCGCGGTGCACTCGGTGGTGTTCGGCGGCTTCTCGCCCGAATCGCTGAAGGACCGCATCCTCGACTCCGACTGCCGCGTGGTGATCACCGCCGACGAAGGCCTGCGCGGCAGCAAGGCCGTGCCGCTCAAGGCCAACACCGACAAGGCGCTCAGCCACTGCCCGGACGTACACACCGTACTGGTGTTGCGCCGCACCGGCGGCAACATCGACTGGGACGCCGAACGTGACATGTGGTACCACGAGGCGATGGCCGACGCCGCCGCCGAATGCGCGCCCGAGCCGATGGACGCCGAGGACCCGCTGTTCATCCTCTATACCTCCGGTTCTACCGGCAAACCGAAGGGCGTGCTGCACACCACCGGCGGCTACCTGCTGTTCGCCGCCATGACCCACAAATACGTGTTCGACTACCAGGACGGCGAGGTGTACTGGTGCACCGCCGACGTGGGCTGGGTCACGGGGCACACGTACATCGTGTACGGACCGCTCGCCAACGGCGCCATTTCGCTGATGTTCGAGGGCGTGCCCACCTATCCCGACGCCTCGCGCTTCTGGCAGGTGATCGACAAGCATCAGGTCAACACCTTCTACACCGCGCCGACCGCGATCCGCGCGCTGATGCGCGAGGGCGAAGCGCCGGTGAAGAAGACCCAGCGCACCAGCCTGCGCATCCTCGGTACCGTGGGCGAGCCCATCAACCCGGAGGCTTGGGAGTGGTACCACCGCGTGGTCGGCGATGGGCGCTGCCCGGTGGTGGACACCTGGTGGCAGACCGAGACCGGCGGCCACCTGATCACCCCGCTACCGGGCGCCACGAAACTCAAGCCCGGCTCGGCCACGCTGCCCTTCTTCGGCGTGGTGCCGGCCATCGTGGATAACGAGGGCAAGGTGCTGGAGGGCGAGTGTGAAGGCAACCTCGTCATCACCCGTCCCTGGCCGGGGCAGATGCGTACGGTGTACGGCGACCACCAGCGCTTCATCGACACCTACTTCAAGACCTACCCGGGCTTCTACTTCTCGGGCGACGGCGCACGCCGCGACAAGGACGGCTATTACTGGATCACCGGCCGCGTGGACGACGTGCTCAACATCTCCGGCCATCGCCTCGGGACCGCGGAGATCGAGAGCGCGCTGGTGCTGCACCCGGCCGTCGCCGAGGCCGCGGTGGTCGGTTACCCGCACGACATCAAGGGCCAGGGTATTTACGCCTATGTCACCCTGATGTCGGGCGCCGAGCCCACGGATGAACTGCGCAAGGAGTTGGTCGCGCAGGTGCGCAGCGAGATCGGCCCGATCGCCACCCCGGACGTGATCCAGTGGGCCCCGGGCTTGCCCAAGACCCGCTCGGGCAAGATCATGCGCCGCATCCTGCGCAAGATCGCCGGCAACGAAATCGACATGCTGGGCGATACCTCGACGCTGGCCGATCCCAGCGTGGTGCAAAGCCTGATCGACAACCGCGCCAACCGCTGA
- a CDS encoding cation acetate symporter — protein sequence MATDKFIANLPKIYGLYTGGFLAFVVVLGILEMFGLPQRVIGWIFLAATIGLYAVIGIISRTSEVSEYYVAGRKVPPVFNGMAVGSDWMSAASFIGMAGTLYAFGYDGLAYVMGWTGGYVLVALLIAPYLRKFGQYTVPDFLGARYGGNMARTIGIIAAIAASFTYVVAQITGAGIITSRFLEIPFEVGVFVGLAGILVCSMLGGMRAVTWTQVAQYIILIIAYLIPIVWMSYQVTGVPIPQLMYGEALQQIAVLEQQLGVTNPHAVPFTDMDKLNFMALTFCLMVGTAALPHILMRFYTTPSVRAARNSVGWSLFFIFLLYFSAPAYAAFAKLEVYKNVIGTPIAELPAWVESWARVGLVRVEDVMGDGILHLQGLTLNADAIVLATPEIAGLPYVIAGLVAAGGLAAALSTADGLLLTISNALSHDLYYKMVNPQASTKKRLMIARSLLLLVAVVAAAVAAQRPAGILAIVAWAFSLAGAAFFPALVLGVFWSRANKAGAVAGMIVGFGLTLFYLIGVHFMGMDKWFGINAVAAGTFGIPAGFITMIVVSLLTQAPSQEVRNFVQSVRYPRLDQA from the coding sequence ATGGCGACCGACAAGTTTATTGCCAACCTCCCCAAGATCTACGGGCTGTACACCGGCGGTTTCCTCGCCTTCGTGGTCGTGTTGGGCATCCTCGAGATGTTCGGCCTGCCGCAGCGGGTGATCGGCTGGATCTTCCTCGCCGCCACCATCGGTCTGTACGCCGTGATCGGCATCATCTCGCGCACCAGCGAGGTGTCCGAGTACTACGTCGCAGGGCGCAAGGTGCCGCCCGTGTTCAACGGTATGGCGGTGGGCTCCGACTGGATGTCGGCGGCCTCCTTCATCGGCATGGCCGGTACGCTGTATGCGTTCGGCTATGACGGCCTCGCCTACGTGATGGGCTGGACCGGCGGCTACGTGCTGGTGGCGCTGCTGATCGCCCCGTACCTGCGCAAGTTCGGCCAGTACACCGTGCCCGACTTCCTGGGCGCGCGTTACGGCGGCAACATGGCCCGCACCATCGGCATCATCGCGGCCATCGCGGCGTCGTTCACCTACGTGGTGGCGCAGATCACCGGCGCGGGCATCATCACCAGCCGCTTCCTGGAGATCCCCTTCGAGGTCGGCGTGTTCGTGGGCCTGGCCGGCATCCTGGTGTGCTCCATGCTAGGCGGCATGCGCGCGGTGACCTGGACGCAGGTGGCGCAGTACATCATCCTGATCATCGCCTACCTGATTCCCATCGTGTGGATGTCCTACCAGGTGACGGGCGTGCCCATCCCGCAGCTCATGTACGGTGAGGCCCTGCAGCAAATCGCCGTGCTCGAGCAGCAGCTGGGGGTGACCAACCCGCACGCCGTGCCGTTCACCGACATGGACAAGCTCAACTTCATGGCCCTGACCTTCTGCCTGATGGTCGGTACCGCGGCCCTGCCGCACATCCTGATGCGCTTCTACACCACGCCCAGCGTGCGGGCGGCGCGCAATTCGGTGGGCTGGTCGCTGTTCTTTATCTTCCTGCTGTACTTCTCGGCCCCGGCCTATGCCGCGTTCGCGAAGCTGGAGGTGTACAAGAACGTGATCGGCACCCCCATCGCCGAGCTGCCGGCCTGGGTGGAATCGTGGGCACGGGTCGGCCTGGTGCGGGTCGAGGACGTGATGGGCGACGGTATCCTGCACCTGCAGGGTCTGACCCTGAACGCCGACGCCATCGTGCTCGCCACGCCGGAGATCGCGGGCCTGCCCTACGTCATCGCCGGCCTGGTGGCCGCCGGTGGTCTGGCCGCGGCGCTCTCGACCGCGGACGGTCTGCTGCTCACCATCTCCAACGCGCTGTCGCACGACCTCTACTACAAGATGGTCAACCCGCAGGCCTCCACCAAGAAGCGCCTCATGATCGCCCGCAGCCTGCTGCTGCTGGTGGCGGTGGTCGCCGCCGCGGTGGCGGCACAGCGTCCGGCCGGTATTTTGGCCATCGTGGCGTGGGCCTTCTCGCTCGCGGGGGCGGCCTTCTTCCCGGCCTTGGTCCTGGGCGTGTTCTGGAGTCGGGCCAACAAGGCCGGCGCCGTGGCGGGTATGATCGTGGGCTTCGGCCTCACGCTCTTCTACCTGATCGGCGTGCACTTCATGGGCATGGACAAGTGGTTCGGCATCAACGCCGTGGCGGCCGGCACGTTCGGCATCCCGGCGGGCTTCATCACCATGATCGTGGTGAGCCTGCTGACCCAGGCGCCCTCGCAGGAGGTGCGCAACTTCGTGCAGAGCGTGCGCTACCCGCGTCTGGATCAGGCCTAG
- a CDS encoding DUF4212 domain-containing protein has protein sequence MQTDDKKQAYWDKNLRLTAVLLGIWFVVTYVVVFFAPAINQISFLGFPLAFYMGAQGALIIYVAIIAYYAWTMNRLDREYGVAEEEN, from the coding sequence GTGCAAACCGATGACAAAAAGCAGGCGTATTGGGATAAAAACCTACGCCTGACAGCAGTACTGCTGGGGATTTGGTTCGTCGTCACGTACGTGGTCGTGTTCTTTGCACCGGCGATCAACCAGATCAGCTTTCTGGGTTTTCCGCTCGCGTTCTACATGGGCGCCCAGGGGGCCTTGATCATTTATGTCGCGATCATCGCCTACTACGCCTGGACCATGAACCGCCTGGACCGCGAGTACGGCGTCGCCGAGGAGGAGAACTAA
- a CDS encoding 3'-5' exonuclease, with the protein MKWWPGRLRPRLSEAQRARLDGWRARRARDESAPADAYLVVDLETGGLNLRRDRVLSIGAVPVDAGRLQLGRAMHRVLRQDAPSERENILVHGLGPTQQLAGEPPAECLLDFLELAERRTLVAYHAPFDAAFLTRALRRHLGVRALPNVWLDLARLLPALFPGAPAGQASLDDWLARFGIPALQRHSAHADALAAAQLFLIALNKARSQGLAGAGALCAQAEACDRFPAGGGISGV; encoded by the coding sequence GTGAAATGGTGGCCCGGCCGCCTTCGCCCGCGCCTGAGCGAGGCACAGCGCGCGCGCCTGGACGGCTGGCGCGCGCGCAGGGCGCGCGACGAAAGTGCACCGGCGGACGCCTATCTGGTGGTGGACCTAGAGACCGGCGGGCTCAACTTGCGGCGCGATCGGGTGCTATCCATCGGCGCCGTACCGGTCGACGCAGGGCGCCTGCAACTCGGCCGCGCCATGCACCGGGTACTGCGTCAGGACGCGCCCAGCGAGCGCGAGAACATCCTGGTGCACGGCCTGGGCCCGACGCAGCAACTGGCCGGGGAACCGCCCGCCGAATGCCTGCTCGACTTTCTCGAACTGGCCGAGCGGCGCACGCTGGTGGCCTACCACGCGCCGTTCGATGCGGCGTTCCTCACCCGCGCGCTGCGCCGCCACTTAGGGGTGCGCGCGCTGCCGAACGTGTGGCTGGACCTCGCGCGCCTGCTGCCGGCCCTGTTTCCCGGCGCGCCGGCGGGGCAGGCCTCGCTGGACGACTGGCTGGCACGCTTTGGCATCCCCGCGCTTCAGCGCCACAGCGCGCATGCCGATGCACTGGCAGCGGCGCAACTGTTTCTGATCGCGCTCAACAAGGCGCGCTCGCAAGGGCTGGCCGGAGCGGGCGCCCTATGCGCCCAGGCCGAGGCCTGTGACCGATTCCCCGCCGGCGGGGGCATTAGCGGTGTCTGA
- a CDS encoding CBS domain-containing protein → MAGNTLAPVIDFLAAHAPFSAMPEEELRHLAQRLQLAFFAQGEVLAAPDDGAAARLYIIKQGRVAGEPAGDPAGGQDAWELGAGEAFPIGALMAGRPVTMVHRATQDTFCFELARDDFLELLQRSAHFKDFCTRRLANLLDNALRHVQTACAAQVTERQPLTTPLQTLVRRRPVRCRPQTSIRAALETMQRERVGSIVACDDDERPVGVFTLHDLLDRVALPEHDLDAPIASVMTHGPLSLPAQALAHEAALLMAREGFGHVCIVEGDRLVGVVSERDLFAFHRLGLVNLTRAILHAHDIPALKALSGDVHRAAHQLLAQGAQVDQITRIITALNDHITRRVIELCDGDQSPPFTWLAFGSEGRHEQTLRTDQDNGILLAEPLDEAGRVAVLVRARRINEALAECGFPLCPGNIMASNPELCLTAAEWRQRFDRWIEQGSPEHLLKVSIFFDLRALLGDEPAVDELRAWILERAGRTPRFLRLMAENALRNAPPLGLIRDFQVSSGGEHPNTLDLKGQGAMPFTDAARVYALAHGIRETNTARRLLALAEADHLPRSETAAWIDAYHFIQLLRLRQHHDQERAGVALDNHLDPDTLNELDRRILKESFRQARKLQARLGMDYAL, encoded by the coding sequence ATGGCGGGTAACACGCTTGCGCCTGTTATCGATTTCCTCGCCGCGCATGCGCCCTTCAGCGCCATGCCGGAAGAGGAGCTGCGCCATCTCGCCCAGCGCCTGCAGCTGGCCTTTTTCGCCCAAGGCGAAGTGCTGGCCGCGCCCGACGACGGGGCCGCGGCGCGCCTGTACATCATCAAGCAAGGGCGCGTGGCCGGCGAGCCGGCGGGCGATCCCGCCGGCGGTCAGGACGCATGGGAGCTGGGCGCGGGCGAGGCGTTCCCGATCGGCGCGCTGATGGCGGGGCGGCCGGTCACCATGGTGCACCGCGCCACGCAGGACACCTTCTGCTTCGAACTCGCGCGCGACGACTTTCTCGAACTCCTGCAGCGCAGCGCTCACTTCAAGGACTTCTGCACCCGACGCCTCGCCAACCTGCTGGACAATGCGCTGCGCCATGTGCAGACCGCCTGCGCCGCGCAGGTCACCGAGCGACAGCCCTTGACCACCCCGCTGCAAACCTTGGTGCGTCGCCGCCCGGTCCGCTGCCGGCCACAGACGTCGATCCGCGCGGCACTCGAGACCATGCAGCGCGAGCGCGTCGGCAGCATCGTCGCCTGCGATGACGACGAGCGGCCGGTGGGCGTGTTCACGCTGCACGACCTGCTCGACCGCGTCGCCCTGCCCGAGCACGACCTCGACGCGCCCATCGCGAGCGTGATGACTCACGGCCCGCTCAGCCTGCCGGCGCAGGCGCTCGCCCATGAGGCCGCGCTGCTGATGGCGCGCGAGGGCTTCGGCCACGTGTGCATCGTGGAAGGCGATCGTCTAGTGGGTGTGGTGTCCGAACGCGACCTGTTCGCCTTCCATCGGCTGGGCCTGGTCAACCTCACGCGCGCCATCCTGCACGCGCACGATATCCCGGCGCTGAAGGCCCTGTCGGGCGACGTGCACCGCGCCGCCCATCAGCTGCTCGCGCAGGGCGCGCAGGTCGACCAGATCACGCGCATCATCACCGCCCTGAACGACCACATCACGCGGCGCGTGATCGAGCTGTGCGACGGCGACCAAAGCCCGCCCTTCACTTGGCTCGCCTTCGGCAGCGAGGGCCGCCACGAGCAGACCCTGCGCACCGACCAGGACAACGGCATCCTGCTCGCCGAACCGCTGGACGAGGCCGGGCGGGTGGCGGTGTTGGTCCGCGCGCGGCGCATCAACGAGGCCCTGGCCGAGTGCGGCTTCCCGCTGTGTCCCGGCAACATCATGGCCTCCAACCCGGAGCTCTGCCTCACCGCCGCCGAGTGGCGTCAGCGTTTCGATCGCTGGATCGAACAGGGTTCGCCCGAGCACCTGCTCAAGGTCAGCATTTTCTTCGATCTGCGCGCCCTGCTCGGCGACGAACCGGCGGTGGACGAGCTGCGCGCCTGGATCCTGGAGCGGGCGGGACGCACGCCCCGCTTCCTGCGGTTGATGGCCGAGAACGCGCTGCGCAATGCACCGCCCCTCGGCCTGATCCGCGACTTCCAGGTCAGCAGCGGCGGCGAGCACCCCAACACGCTGGACCTCAAAGGCCAGGGTGCGATGCCCTTTACCGATGCGGCGCGCGTCTACGCCCTGGCCCACGGCATCCGTGAGACCAATACCGCGCGGCGCCTGCTCGCCCTCGCGGAGGCCGACCACCTGCCCCGGAGCGAGACGGCGGCCTGGATCGACGCCTACCACTTCATCCAGCTCCTGCGCCTGCGTCAGCATCACGACCAGGAGCGGGCCGGCGTGGCGCTCGACAACCACCTGGACCCCGACACGCTCAACGAGCTGGATCGGCGCATCCTCAAGGAGAGCTTTCGCCAGGCGCGCAAGCTGCAGGCTCGGCTCGGCATGGACTATGCCCTGTGA
- the gluQRS gene encoding tRNA glutamyl-Q(34) synthetase GluQRS has translation MDANAPYCGRFAPSPTGPLHFGSLVTALGSYLRAHRAGGRWLVRMEDLDRPRCVAGAADDILRTLEAYGFEWDGAVLYQGTRDEAYRAALEALARQGAVYGCACSRKDLAGQRIYPGTCRAGVGAGRTARAVRVRTEGSRVCFHDVYQGRIWHDVEHEAGDFVLRRADGYFAYQLAVVVDDAEQGVTEVVRGADLLGSTPRQIHLQGLLGLATPRFAHLPVVVNAAGEKLSKQTHAPPIERARAAPTLWQALRALGQPVPEELAEDLAEVWAWARASWEDARVPRNLRVDYPAPPDA, from the coding sequence ATGGACGCCAACGCCCCCTATTGCGGGCGCTTCGCCCCCTCGCCCACCGGCCCGCTGCATTTCGGTTCCCTGGTGACCGCGCTCGGCAGCTATCTGCGCGCGCACCGCGCGGGCGGCCGCTGGTTGGTGCGCATGGAGGACCTGGATCGGCCGCGGTGCGTGGCGGGCGCGGCGGACGACATCCTGCGCACCCTGGAGGCCTACGGATTCGAGTGGGACGGGGCGGTGCTCTATCAGGGCACCCGCGACGAGGCCTATCGCGCGGCACTCGAGGCGCTCGCCCGCCAGGGCGCCGTGTACGGCTGCGCCTGCAGCCGAAAGGACCTGGCCGGGCAGCGCATCTACCCCGGCACCTGCCGCGCCGGGGTGGGGGCCGGGCGCACCGCACGCGCGGTGCGCGTGCGCACCGAGGGCAGCCGGGTCTGCTTCCACGACGTGTACCAGGGGCGGATCTGGCACGACGTCGAACACGAGGCGGGCGACTTCGTGCTGCGCCGCGCCGACGGCTATTTCGCCTATCAGCTCGCGGTGGTGGTCGACGACGCCGAGCAAGGCGTCACGGAGGTGGTGCGCGGCGCGGACCTGCTCGGCTCCACGCCGCGCCAGATCCATCTGCAGGGCCTGCTCGGGCTCGCCACGCCGCGCTTTGCCCATCTGCCCGTGGTGGTCAACGCCGCGGGCGAGAAGCTGAGCAAGCAGACTCACGCCCCGCCCATCGAGCGCGCGCGCGCCGCGCCGACCCTCTGGCAGGCGCTACGCGCGCTGGGCCAACCGGTGCCCGAGGAACTGGCGGAGGACCTCGCCGAGGTATGGGCGTGGGCGCGAGCCTCATGGGAGGACGCGCGCGTGCCGCGCAACCTCAGGGTCGACTATCCGGCCCCGCCCGATGCCTGA
- a CDS encoding DUF3579 domain-containing protein, with translation MEPDSDRLIIEGVQEDGRRFRPSDWAERISANLARFGPDHRLHYADSVRPCLIGGVRCLVVEQDLYLKDPQSFNFILDFAKSNHLRIQPDRRRRPREEQDQREGENGNG, from the coding sequence ATGGAGCCGGATTCAGATCGGTTGATCATCGAGGGCGTACAGGAGGACGGGCGACGCTTTCGTCCCAGTGACTGGGCCGAGCGCATCTCCGCCAATCTGGCGCGCTTCGGCCCCGACCATCGTCTGCATTACGCCGACAGCGTACGGCCTTGCCTCATCGGCGGGGTGCGGTGCCTGGTGGTGGAGCAGGACCTCTACCTGAAGGACCCGCAGTCCTTCAACTTCATCTTGGATTTCGCGAAGAGCAACCACCTGCGTATCCAACCGGATCGGCGTCGCCGTCCGCGCGAGGAGCAGGATCAGCGCGAGGGGGAGAATGGGAACGGCTGA
- the dksA gene encoding RNA polymerase-binding protein DksA, whose protein sequence is MTAKKSTAADNKTTAAGNPKENPQGNNALEGVKKFTPYEAKGDEEYMNESQKAHFRAMLVAWKRELMEEVDRTVHHMQDEAANFPDPNDRATQESEFTMELRTRDRERKLIKKIDEAISKIEADEYGYCDVCGVEIGIRRLEARPTATLCIDCKTLDEIRERQMG, encoded by the coding sequence ATGACGGCGAAGAAGAGCACCGCGGCGGACAACAAGACCACCGCGGCCGGGAACCCCAAGGAAAATCCTCAGGGGAACAATGCCTTGGAGGGTGTGAAGAAGTTCACCCCGTACGAGGCGAAGGGCGACGAGGAGTACATGAACGAGTCGCAGAAGGCCCACTTCCGCGCCATGCTGGTTGCCTGGAAGCGGGAACTGATGGAAGAAGTGGACCGCACTGTGCACCACATGCAGGACGAGGCGGCCAACTTCCCCGACCCCAACGACCGTGCGACGCAGGAGTCCGAGTTCACCATGGAACTGCGCACGCGCGACCGCGAACGCAAGCTGATCAAGAAGATCGACGAGGCCATCAGCAAGATCGAGGCCGACGAGTACGGCTACTGCGACGTCTGCGGCGTGGAGATCGGCATCCGTCGTCTGGAGGCCCGTCCTACGGCGACGCTGTGCATCGACTGCAAGACGCTCGACGAGATCCGCGAACGCCAGATGGGCTAG